The following coding sequences are from one Firmicutes bacterium HGW-Firmicutes-1 window:
- a CDS encoding sulfite exporter TauE/SafE family protein: MHLPIYVLPVAGLAIGLLISFMGGGGGIFYVGMLTGLFAISMDQAVSVSLATIIPTTLAASISHYRAGNVKPKIGFLLVAGGIVGVVAGSYLVTIIPVKVLKIIFGIFLLVMGTGMVISRKKKQVKEEVSESGQFEEPNANESKPISKLFIVKGLVFGLLGGLMSGMLGVSGTPPILAGLYSMGLSSLEVVGTSVMVLFFIAITGVVTHSAFGTLNWLLVILLASGTITGAILGPLLGKRINKIALERFYGPFFIVFILLMGISMFI, from the coding sequence GTGCATTTGCCGATTTATGTATTACCTGTGGCAGGACTTGCCATAGGTCTTCTAATTTCTTTTATGGGTGGAGGCGGAGGAATATTTTATGTTGGAATGCTAACAGGATTGTTTGCTATTTCAATGGATCAAGCTGTGTCTGTATCTCTTGCAACAATTATCCCGACAACCCTGGCAGCTTCAATAAGTCACTACAGGGCAGGAAATGTAAAGCCCAAAATAGGATTTCTACTTGTGGCAGGCGGAATTGTCGGGGTAGTCGCTGGTTCCTATCTTGTCACAATTATTCCGGTAAAAGTTCTTAAAATAATATTTGGGATTTTTCTTCTAGTCATGGGAACCGGAATGGTGATTTCAAGAAAGAAAAAGCAAGTCAAAGAAGAAGTATCAGAAAGTGGACAATTCGAAGAACCTAATGCTAATGAAAGTAAGCCTATTTCAAAACTTTTTATAGTAAAAGGCTTGGTATTTGGGCTACTCGGTGGGTTAATGTCAGGTATGCTCGGTGTAAGCGGCACGCCTCCAATCCTTGCAGGACTGTACAGCATGGGTCTTTCCTCTTTGGAGGTAGTGGGCACTTCAGTTATGGTGCTATTTTTTATAGCTATTACAGGAGTGGTAACCCATAGTGCATTTGGAACTCTGAATTGGCTACTGGTGATCCTGCTTGCATCCGGAACTATAACCGGTGCAATACTTGGACCTTTACTAGGTAAGCGGATAAACAAAATAGCTTTGGAAAGATTCTATGGCCCGTTTTTTATTGTATTTATTTTATTGATGGGAATTTCGATGTTTATCTAA
- a CDS encoding MFS transporter, whose amino-acid sequence MLRKEYGDLYLKLNISNEKTTLYVVIVTSFLTTFMGSSITLSIPSIGTEFNSSTILLNWIVTGYILASAAFSLPMGRFSDIVGRKRIFIGGIWLFSIFTLLSGLTWSIHVLIIFRIMQGLASAMIFSTNIAILLSAFPPQKRGLALGFSTSATYIGLSTGPVVGGFLNHYLGWRSIFYIVFALGLAVGIFATLYLKEQHEGLKDEKPDLTGNILYILFITSLLYGISAFSSVAWAKYIIIPGLIMFGVFVYHELRTEHPVIQVRLFKDNLAFSLSNLAALINYSATFAIGYLISLYLQIVLKYDSQIAGLILLSQPLIMAILSPFTGRLSDRTEARIVASLGMGITALGLLIFSFISGSYPLWLIIVNLILIGIGLALFSSPNTNAVMGTVEKKYYGVTSSVLATMRLIGQAVSMAAVTLIMSIYIEKSTMANIPPNMLLKSIRVTFILFTIASLFGIFASLKRGNMISDS is encoded by the coding sequence ATGTTACGGAAGGAATATGGTGATCTATATTTGAAGCTAAACATATCCAATGAAAAAACAACTTTGTATGTTGTTATTGTCACATCTTTTTTGACTACATTTATGGGAAGCTCCATAACCCTATCAATCCCTTCTATAGGCACGGAATTCAACAGCAGTACAATATTGCTCAACTGGATAGTTACGGGTTATATATTGGCATCTGCTGCTTTTTCACTGCCAATGGGAAGGTTTTCCGATATCGTCGGAAGAAAAAGGATATTCATAGGTGGCATATGGTTGTTTTCTATATTTACTTTATTATCAGGACTAACATGGTCTATACATGTGCTTATCATTTTCAGAATTATGCAGGGATTAGCCAGTGCGATGATTTTTAGTACGAACATAGCAATTTTGCTTTCCGCATTTCCGCCACAAAAAAGAGGACTCGCTTTAGGCTTTTCCACCTCGGCTACATATATAGGTCTATCTACAGGACCTGTAGTCGGGGGTTTTCTTAATCATTATCTGGGATGGAGATCAATTTTTTATATAGTTTTTGCCCTGGGTCTTGCTGTAGGCATATTTGCTACATTATACCTAAAAGAACAGCACGAAGGGTTAAAAGACGAAAAACCTGATTTAACAGGCAATATTCTTTATATCTTATTTATAACTTCACTGCTTTACGGAATTTCCGCATTTTCCTCAGTAGCATGGGCAAAGTACATTATTATTCCGGGATTGATTATGTTCGGTGTTTTTGTTTATCATGAATTACGAACGGAGCACCCTGTCATACAGGTGCGGCTTTTTAAGGATAATCTTGCATTCTCATTATCTAACTTGGCTGCACTCATAAATTACAGCGCAACTTTTGCCATAGGTTATCTCATTTCACTATATCTCCAGATTGTATTAAAATACGATTCCCAAATTGCAGGTTTAATTCTGCTGAGTCAGCCACTGATTATGGCAATTCTTTCTCCTTTTACCGGAAGGCTTTCCGACAGGACAGAAGCGCGTATTGTAGCTTCATTAGGCATGGGTATTACTGCACTTGGTCTATTGATTTTCTCCTTTATTTCTGGTAGTTACCCATTATGGCTGATTATAGTAAATCTTATTCTAATTGGCATCGGGTTGGCTCTATTTTCATCACCAAACACTAATGCAGTGATGGGAACGGTTGAAAAGAAATACTATGGTGTTACTTCCTCTGTGCTTGCAACTATGCGTTTGATTGGTCAGGCTGTCAGCATGGCTGCGGTAACATTGATAATGTCTATATATATTGAAAAATCAACAATGGCAAATATACCGCCTAATATGCTTTTAAAAAGCATAAGGGTAACATTTATACTTTTTACCATTGCCAGTTTATTTGGAATATTTGCTTCTCTTAAAAGGGGAAACATGATCAGTGATAGTTGA
- a CDS encoding fatty acid-binding protein DegV yields the protein MKIKIITDSNCELSKEYIIENHVHVIPFYFQLGGIEYKDNFGSEVSYKEFYNRLRNGEMSTTTQITPFIFEEIFNEYINEGYDVIYLGFSSALSETFNCAQIARNSILSRNSDANITVFDTRSASSGQGLIVFKVIEMLNMGRTKEEIIDNLKILRMNLNSWFIVDNLEHLKRGGRISATNAAFGKIMEIKPILKLDYEGKIVASDKVRGRKKSIKALFDKFENNAFDNEIQTVFIHHADCLKDAESLKMMITRCNKVKEVIINEMGPIIGSHTGPGSIAIAFLGNQK from the coding sequence ATGAAAATAAAAATAATAACAGATTCAAATTGTGAATTATCAAAAGAATATATTATTGAAAATCATGTACATGTTATACCATTCTATTTCCAACTGGGTGGAATTGAATATAAAGATAATTTTGGGTCAGAAGTTAGTTATAAGGAGTTCTATAATAGGCTTCGAAATGGTGAAATGTCGACTACTACTCAAATCACACCTTTTATTTTCGAAGAGATTTTTAACGAATATATAAATGAAGGTTATGATGTTATTTATTTAGGATTTTCATCAGCTTTGAGCGAAACGTTTAACTGTGCCCAGATTGCTCGGAATTCAATATTATCGAGAAATAGTGATGCAAATATTACTGTTTTTGATACTCGGAGCGCTTCTTCTGGTCAAGGATTAATCGTATTTAAGGTAATTGAAATGCTTAATATGGGAAGAACAAAAGAAGAAATAATAGATAATCTGAAAATTTTGAGAATGAATTTAAATTCTTGGTTTATTGTAGATAATCTCGAACACTTGAAGCGCGGTGGTCGAATTTCTGCAACTAATGCGGCATTTGGAAAAATAATGGAAATTAAACCGATACTTAAACTGGATTATGAAGGCAAAATCGTAGCATCTGATAAAGTCAGAGGTAGGAAAAAATCAATTAAAGCATTGTTCGATAAATTTGAAAATAATGCTTTCGACAATGAAATTCAAACAGTTTTTATTCATCACGCAGATTGTTTAAAAGATGCTGAGTCTCTTAAAATGATGATTACAAGGTGCAATAAAGTAAAAGAGGTCATTATTAATGAAATGGGGCCAATAATAGGATCGCACACAGGTCCAGGTTCAATCGCGATTGCTTTTTTAGGAAATCAAAAATAA